The following is a genomic window from Pan paniscus chromosome 6, NHGRI_mPanPan1-v2.0_pri, whole genome shotgun sequence.
ATCCAAGAGATTGCATTTTGAACACTTTAACTAGAGTGCCTATGGATAACTGCATATACTCCAAATATGTAAAAACATAGTAAGTACATTGTGCTAATATGTAGAAGATGCAATATGAATATCTAGGAAATCATCTTATATGTGAAAACATTCTTCTGAGTGCTGGTAATTCCCAATCTTTCAAGGACACACTTCCCCAGAGTCACtcacattatttttcttcctccagggactcattttgaatttgaatttcattcTTTGAAAAACGAGATAGAAACATAACTACATGCCTGAATCACTTTGCATCAAACACAGACCACGGGAATAGTTCTCAtgaaaacagtttatttttaatagtaaagACTGGAAAGAATTACTCTGATGTATTTATCTCCATGGTGTGCAATATAGGcagtttttttctgcttctttgtactctaatttgtaaaataaacattttttaaatctgataATTTTGTAACCCAATAATCTATaagttatagaaaaagaaaaaaagtaaactttttaaaTAGCTTATACAGGAGGAACTAGTTCATAAAACCTAGAATTGTTTAAACACACTAcacagtaaataaatttttatcacTCATATAGAACATCCAATGAAATATGAAGTTACTGTCTAACTGCAGCCGCTATATCTAATCCCTCCTGTGAAGAATCTCATTCTCTGTTGGAATGAGCCTTCCAAAGAAATGTGGGTGTTTCCAGGAAGAACCCAATCATTGATCAGGAATATTTTCCACCCACCCTGCAGATCTAAACTTTTCACCTGTCTCTTAAAACTGAACATCCTAGACCTCACATGCCCTTAGAATCTACTATGTCCTATCTTTTAAGCCAGTCTGAGCCTATGTTTTAAGCCAGTCTCAGATTTCATCTAGGGGTTGCCCTTCTCACTTTGACTCCAGATGCCAGCCCACCTGTCCACACACTTGAAGGGAGGCAGTGTAGGACTAGGCTGGAAATGTGTGCATTCTTTTTAGGAAGTAAAAAGCAAGCTTTTTAGAGTGGATGATGCAAACATTTATATGAATAAACTCTAGCTCTGTATTTAGTAACCATAACATGTCCACACAAACAGGTCTTGCTGAGATGCCTGTACTTGGGAGAATTGATGCTGACTTTGGGTTAAACTGAAGCTACCTGGacatctctttcttcttccttacaATATGTATTACCTTACAATATGTATTGATCACCTGGGTGGAACCCTGATGTTAAGCAGGGAGCACAGCATTGGAGAGTGTAGGGGGTTGGCCCATGCAACTGTTAAAGGTTAAGTTCCTCTAGCCCCACACACTCAACAAACACAGCCAGCACTCTCAGATTTCCAGAATGCCTTCCAGGTGAGAATCACGGTTTTGGGGCTTTCCTAGAGTGGCATTTCAGGCTCACTAGGATACCTACCCTGCCCCTGataccaggtgtggtgactcctGGAGACTTCTCAGCCAAGCAGTGTGGGTGGACTGGCCTCTGAGTTCCTCTAAGCTTCCTTGTCTTTATCTGCAAACATCCTGGGATCCCACAGTCCAGTTTCTCCTACAGCCTATTGAGGAAGGAGGTAGGTACCCTCTAGGGGTGGGACTATGGGCACTCCCCTCCTCTCAAAACCTGGTTCCTCTCCACATAATGGAAGGGAACATACGTCCCTCACCATTGGTGCTCCAATGAGACCACCATAACCATAGGGTTGGAAACCCACCATCCAGTGCAGAGATTTTCTTTCCAGTTCCTGCTTCAGGCCTTCAATCCTGCTGTCTCAAATATGCTCATGGGGCATTGGCCCAACTCTTTCCTGAGAGGGCTGAGTGGCTACGGCCGCCCTCGCCTAGACATCAGCTCCACAGTCATTTCATCAGTCTgggatggggtttcctcatgtttcaGGTaaggaacctgaggctcagaCAAGCAGAGAGCTGTCCCCAAGGCCAGAGCTGGGCAGTGGAAAACCCAGGGCTCAAGTTACACACCATGCAGAGCCTTGTCTTCTTTAACCTGCCACCTCTGCTGACCCTCATCAATGTCAGTGCCTCCCAGAAACACATTTACAGTCTAAGCAACAGGATCTTCTCAAACCCGTTCTTCCCACCCCATGGAGAAGGGCAACAGCACTGGGGGCCAGCCCAAGGAGGGCACCATGTGGACGATGAAGAcagaccaaggcaggcagctctAGAGCACCCTGCCTTCCTGTCCTGGCACCAAGCACTCAGTCGTCTTCGATGGTGAGCTCATGCTGGGTGGCTTCCTCAATGTTCTGAAGCACGTAGATCTCCCACTGTCGCACTCGCTCCATCTGTTTAAAGGAAAGGCATCACCCCATAGCAGCATCCATCTTTACTGGAGACAAGCTCTTCTGCTGCAAAATgtgctttagaaaataaatgcCCACTCAAGGTCTGCAGCTGGCCAAGCCAGCCCTATACAATTCTGCCTGTGTGCTTCAAACATACTTCATATGGGGTACTGTGCCACCCAGAGGGCCCACTCTTGGTGTGGAGACAGACGAGTGTATAGGTGAATGGGGTAAGGTGCAGATGAAGTCTGTGTCTGACAAAGGAGGGGACAGGGACAAAAAGTGCCAGGGAAGGGGCAGACAGGCTGCGAGCATGGAGTAGACGAACCTGCGTGGGAACAGGTGCATAGGTCAGTCTAGATGGGATTTTGTAACTGTGCTCTCTAGAGCCCCCTCTTCTAGGAGGGTGTTCAGGGCAGCTGCAGCAGGGAATGAAGGAGGCCTCCCCAGTTCAGCACAGGGAAGACGAGGATGGGTAAATAAACTCCTGACACTAAACACGATGCCAGGATGGAGTAGAGACTGGAACCTGGGGATTTTGGGTGACTGAGTCAGATCACGTGGAGTGTAGCTGGGGTCCGCTGGCCAACAATGGCAGGCCCACAATGGGTCAGTGGTCAGTGTCTTCCTAACGCCCTGAAAGTGTAAGACAGAAGCAAACCCACAGGACTGAGAATAAGGAACGAGAGTGGCCTCCAGAGGGCCAGCTGTAAGAGCAGAAGGCCTGAGCCAGAGCCAGCAGGAGCCACCAGGAGGCGTCCTGGAGCAGAGACAGAGTGGCCAAAGCTCTAAGCACCACTGCTGGCCAGCAGAGAGAGCCAGGCTGGGGTCTGCAAGATCCCATGATCATCTGGTAGGAGGACCAGCGAATTCCCAGTGCCCCTCCCTACCCGAGGCAGGGGCTGCCTTCCTGGTGCCCAGTGTTTATGTCCGTCCACAGAGGGTGACCTCTAGGGAGGCTGCTGAGAGCTGAAGCTCTCAGAGGGCTGTGTGGTGCAGGCACTGCCTGTCCGGACTCCCAGAAACTCAGTTTGTCACAGCAACTGAGGAAGATGCAATAGCCTCTGATCCCACAGAGGGGCCTTGTGGGGATCCAGGCTCAGCTGGGGGCAGCTGGGATGCTCCATTGGGAGCATCCACAACATGCGTTCCACATGGGTTGTTCCCCACAAGCTCTACCCATAGTGAGAGCTTCAGGTCCCTTCTCACCTTCAGCTCCCAGAATACCCCAGCCAGTCCCACCTCTCCTGGCCGCAGGTGGGAACATTAACCCATGGGGATGCTGACTAGCAAGGGGTGGCAGATGTGGTGCAGTGAAGAAGCAGTTAACCCCCGGGTGACCCTTGGTGGACAGTTCCCACTTGGAACTCGGGGCTTTCCGTCAGCTCCCACCCAGCCCGGTGATGGCCCCCTCCAAATCGGGAGGCAGCAGCCAGGCACAGCCACAGGACAGCAGGGCATGGAAGAGAGGCTGGAAAACTCCACTGCAAAATCAGCACCCTCAGAAGGTGAGAGAAGACAGCAAGCAAGCCAGGGTAAAGAACATGAGGGAGTGTGGCAAGGAAGAAAATATCATCATGCAGTAACCTCGGAAGACAGAACTGAGCAACTCTCctaaaaagtagaagaaagggataaatagcaaatagaaaagaaactcaGAGAATCAATCAGGATGTCCAACATCCAACTGcagaagatcacagacaaagaacACAGAGCCCAAGTTTAGGAAGGAAAAGTATGGGAAGGTCTTCCAGAGTCAGATGGGCCCAGGGAGGGTCCCGCAGCTGAGCAAGACTACTCACCCCAAAATGAAACTCAGCATCACCAAGAACCACAAAAGGGACCTGGAGAGGCTTGGGCAGGTGGGAGTCAGGGACAGGGGCACACAGGGCCTTCCAGTTCTGAGAAAGGGCTCCAAGACTGCTGGCCGGAAAAGTGCCCCTTCTCAGGAAGCTACTAGAACAAGGCCAGAGGATAAACCAGGAAATGGGCGAGGAGGCAGAATTCTGCCAGGAGAGGGCCAGGGCACCTCCCAACTGGCTGCTACCCTGGGGATCAGAGCCCTTGCAATCCTCTTCTCACTGGGTCCTTTCAGCTTCACAGCATCTCCAATTAGCAAAGGAAGAAGATGGCCTCTGAGAGTAAAAAGTAGGTCTGAGACAGTGTGTGCCCTGCTGGTTCTCCAGCTGTGGCAAGGGCCTGCAAACCTGGCTATGGTGAAGGTGGGACATCCCTGTCACAATGGTCCGTGGAAAGACACCAGAGCCACCCTAGCCAGGTCCTTAGAAATGCAGGAGTGCTCCAGGAATGTAACAGCTCCCTCTTCAAAGCATAGGAAGATGCCAAGAGACTCAGCACAGCCAGGCAGATTTTTACTAGAATAGGCTGTTTTCTGCTATTCTGTAACAAGATGACATATCAGACCTTCCCTGTCACCCCAACATGTCTGCAAAGCCCCAAAGCTGAAAGATTCATCACCCAGACTCCTGTGAGCTAAAGAGCAATGACAAAGCAGCCAGCCAGCGGCAGCCTGGGTCTGGATGCCAGACCATGAGGCCAGGAAGCTCATGTTCACCATAGGCAGCATCAGTCACGGGGGCCTTCAGAGCAGAGAGCTGTCTTGGGACAGGGCAGCAGCAGGTGTCAGAAAGGCTGGACAGCCTTGATCCTGTCCCATGTGACCTCATGTGCAGAGTAAGGGTGTGTTGGCCCCCAATGCCACGCCATGGGAGCATTAATTGGGGGAAGGAGGGTGTTGAGTGCTCCATGTCCCAAGCAGTGCTCACTCTCCTAATCTTCCACAGGGACCCAGAACTCCTGGGGGAAAGGGATGGGGCAGGGACAGGGTTAATGCATACCGCAGCTGCCCGCTTCTTCGGGTCTCGTCTCTTCCTCCCTGTTGTGTTCAGGATCCCAGGCAATCCAGGGTTTTGTGGCCAGCTCTTTGCCCGGAGGGactcttgctgctgctgctgctgccgctgccgctGGGTtaaggaggctgatgtgggcggcTCCTCCCCAGGAGCTGAGAGATCCAAGCTGGACTCCTTGGAGGCCCAGAGAGTAGAAAGCCTCCTTTTCCTAACAGTGGCTGGAGGGCTGACCCCTGCTGGGTGGGATGCAAGGTCCTGAGAGAAGTGTGCAGGCATTGGGGACCCACTGAGATAGGAGGCACCTCCCGATGGCCTTGGGCTCCAACCCAGGGCTGCCTCCTCAGGGGTGCTGTGTTTCAGGGGCTTTCTCAAGGTGGGGCTCCTGATTGCTAGAGAGGGGCTCTCATCCTCAGAGGAGCTCAATCCTAGATCCTGCAAAGTAAAAACAGAGTTTTGAGTCCTAGAAAGTCCTGAGGAGCCTTGAGACAGGCACTAAACTCTGACCCCAGGCACATTCTTATTTAAGCATGATGGCCCCATGAGGCAGACCTAAGTTGTCGCCCAGAGAGGGGAGTGTGCAGAACCCAGGGGCAGAACTGCAGGCCCTGAGATGGAACCCTGAACAGGGCTAGACCACGCCCCTCTGTGCTTGCCTTTTCATGGATGTAATTATTGTCAAAACAGTAAGCATTGTCAGAGATGTATTTTTCAAGAATAGGATTGAAGCATAGATAACATTCAGGTAACCATATTTTTCCACCAAGAAAAATCTGTAAGGCATTGTCAATGAAATCATCCTGACTTGTAGACTCACAAcataaaaaggcaaaactgtTGACAAACATTGTAGTATTTTATGAACAGGTGAAGCACACTGGGCAGGTGGCTTGCAGTAGGTGCTGTGTGCCCTGGAGGTAACATCCCAACCCCGAGCCCCAGGATGGACTGTAACAATTCCATCACAGCCAATGTTTTCTTCCAAAAGAATGCCTTAAGTGAATCATGCTCCTGCACTCACACCCTTTTCTCAGATCCTGATGAGCTATACCCGGCAAGCACATTTGTGTTCACCATAAGGTATGTGCCTCGGCAGTGCCCCTTGAAGTCTGTCCATGTTAAAGTGACCTGACAGCAGATTGAGTTGTCCAATTGCTTTGTAATGATCTCTTGGTGtctcagacacacacatgcatgctccTAACTGGTATCTCCGCACATCTGGCCGATTTACTACCAATGGAGGTAACTGCCAAAGCAATAtcagatttttcattttatgtttaatcCCACTTGAATGGAACAAtttcctgcatttattttttggtagTAGGAGTAACAGTGCCCAGTTACAATGTCTGCTGCAGGCAATGACATCCTAAATCAATTAAGGAAGCCACTGTCATTCAGGGTGTAGAAAAAACTGGaacttttctaaaagaaaagaatgttaaaaaatgGAATGATTTTAACATTTCCTGATGCATGCCTGCCAATACTGTATAATTAGCAAGTGCATGTCCATTGCCTGGACAGAGCCAGCAATCACAAGAATGCAGAATGTACCTAGGAGAGACTCAAAAAAGCACATCAGCATTCCTGAAAACAGGTCCACTCCAGTCTAAGGTGAAACCCTGAGGGCTGCACCTAGGAGTCCGCCTGCTCAGGACTGGCTTGCAGCTTCTTCCCAGGCTGATAACTGTGTCATAAGTTCAAGGACGTCACCACTTTGCTAAATTATTGTATGCATTTGTACACAGAGAGGATTATCTGGTAGTTAATTTTGGGGGAGGCACAGCTAGAAACCATTTTAATGATGGTGAAGTAATAGAGAGCTAAGTTTCTCTTAGAACAAAGAGATAGATGAGTACTTGCTTTAAACCTGAGATGGATTAGGAATATTCATTCAAAGTGGTGGGAAAGTATATTAGTTATTTACTGGGTAACAAATACACcaaaacatagtggcttaaaacagacATCTGTAATTGTAATGTctatgggtcaggaatttgggagcaGCCTCTCTGGGCAGTTCTGGCTTGGGGTCTCCCATGAGGCTGTCATTGAGGTATTGGCTTCattcatctgaaggcttgactggggatgGAGGTTCTATGCCAAGGTTGCTCGCTACCCACATGCCCTGCAATTTGGTGCTAGCTATTGGTGGGAGGCCTCAGTTTATTTCTGCCTGGCCTCTCCAGGGGCTAGTTGAGTGTCCTCCAGATACAGAATAGTCTTCTCCAAGGAGAGTAGGCCAAAAGAGCACAGCATGGAGGCTGCAATGTCTTTGTATAATCTAACTTCAGAAGTCACACTCCTTCATTTCTGCAAAACCTATTGCTTGCACCAGTCAGTTTTCTTCAGTGTGGGAGAACCCCACAAAGGTATGACTACCAAATTGTGAAGGTCACCGATGGCCATCTTAGGGACTGGCTGACATAGAAGAGATAGTGAAAATTGCATTTAAGGAGAAGCCACAGTCCCTGGTCTGTggcttctcccacctcatccccaGTGTGAGGCCTCAGGACTCCCCTCACTCTTCAGAGCACAGATGGCTGGACAAAGAATGGAAAGAGTCTTATATCATCCTAGGAGATGAGCCCTGTATTTTTCAAAGCCAGCACTCTGACATGGTTTTTGCATCCACTCTGGGGAGGACCCTTCCTCAACCACTCTGCCCTCAGCTTTCAGGGGAAGGGGCTGTAGCACTTAAACACAGCTCTCATTTTCTAAGTGAATTCCTCTTGTTAAAGTCAAACAATATAGAAACAAACAAGTTATACTAGAAAGTCCAGTTGAAAGTCCAGTCTTAACCTTTCTCTAGTCCTTCTCCCTCTAGGTAGTTTCCTTTAGCACTGTGTTACCTCTCCTTCCAGCATATTTCCATGTAAGCAAATATGACACATGCATTCCACATATAAAGGAAAAAACTTAGGTATCtgcataaatggaatcataatacACGTTGTTACATAGTTTTCCACATCCTTGACGATTTCTCATGTCACTGACTCTTTTGAACAAAACATGCACAATAGAATATTTGGATGTGGCATAATGAGATAGTATAGAAAGAGCTCTGTGTTTCACTTCCCACCAAGGCCTTAGAATGAGGCCAGGGCAGAAGAGGTTTGAAAAAAGATGTGGTCTAAGGAAGGTTCTTCTTGGAACCATCTATTCAGTAGAGTGTGCTGGAACATTAAAAtctgttctcattgatttcttaTGATTCTTATGAGGTAAGTATGATTGTAGTCAGGTCACCAGAGGAAATATTCAAACCCAGATGGCTTATTGGCCTGAAACAGAAGCCGCAACAATGAGGTGTGAACTAGAGTTGGTGAAACCAAGGCTTACCCAGGAGCAACTGTTCTGTGGAGGTCTGGCTTCACATCCCAAACCCCTCAGTCTTGGccggaaaggagggagggagtgcCTCCTCCTTTTGGGATGATGAGCTGATCATGACCACTTACAGAGCTTCTACTGTGTTGCCCTTGGAGTATGTTTATTTTGTACATCGTTTCCTTCAGCAAAGCCCTTAAAACTGGATTTGTGTGAACTCCAAATAACCTGAAGGATAGGATTTACTCCACAGCATGAGTCAGCATCAGAAACTGCCAAGCTGCTTTCCAACCTGCCTGCACCATGTTTCTATCCCACCAACCAGCATCCCGTACATTGCTGGTGGGTTGGAAGAATAGTACAGGCAAGTTGGAAAACTGCtactttccagtttatttgctccacattttttttttttttgagacagagtctcgctctgtcacccaggttggagtgcagtggtgcaatctcagctcactgcaacctctgcctcttggattcaagcgattctcctgcccagcttccagagtagctgggattacaagcatgtgccaccatgtccagctaatttttgtatttttattagaaatggggttttgccatgttggccaggctggtctcgaacagatgacctcaggtgatccacgcgcctcggcctcccaaattgctaggattataggcgtgagccaccgcagccagcagttgctccacattcttaccCACATTTGGCactgccaatttttaatttttaaaaaagttttctgaCAGTCTAGTAGTGCATCTCATTTGCACAAGCAGCATCTTACTtgcatagtggttttgatttgcatttctgtaatgagtAAAgaagttgaacatcttttcatgtatttatttaccaTCGATATGACTCCTTTGGTAAGCTGAAAGAACTAGAAGCCAAATATATTTGTCATGTTAATAAAGGCAAACAATAAACTCACCTATTAAAACACTGAGATGAGATTAGAAAGCAAAATCCAACTACACATTGCATATAGTGAGACATACCTAAGACAAAGTACTGTAGAAAGCTTCAAAGTAGAATTATGGGCAAAGATAatgccacagaaatgcaaatgaaaaaatgtgGACATCAATATTTATATTGGAAAAGGTTGAATTTATGGCAAAATACACGAAACAAGACCAAAACTGGAAGCACAGTGtaataaaaccaaaaaccaaaatgcATAGCTGTTATGATTACAACAGACAATACAGCATCAACATTCATAGAGTGAACTCctaggaaaaaaatacagaaaatcagaaataaagtaGTAACTGAGACTGATTCACCTTTTTAAGCCCATGCTAGATCACGGGGCGGGCGGGTGGGGgaacaaaccaacaacaacaaaaaaaccaacaacaacaaaatcaaaatccCATAGAAGATTATCTTGTTACTTGGAGAATAATCAGCACTGGAAAGACTTTAAATTCTTCAACTTCAAAAAAGAGATTGAGATCTCAGAGTAAAGTTAAGAAATGGGGGTGAGAAGACAGACTGGGACTTTTATCAAACAGAAACTGCAAGGTAACAtaagtacatttttattaacaGAAACTACTTTTAACTAATCTATTTATAAAAGTGATCTAAAAATCAGTACTTAAATGTTGATAATTTGAtgttttctgataaaatattgtAATGTATTAAAAGCTTACAGAGAAAACAATTTAGtatgttttacaaatatatgCCCAGAACAGATGACCCAGACATGCATAGGAGGATGTCATGTGGCAGAAGGTACATCTCAAATGATTAGAGAAGAATGTGTTTTTGTTCTCTTTCATCACATCTTCTTCTGGCTGGTTGGCcacttgggaaaaaaataacaacagcaaagCCAAGTCCCTATAACTCATGGCTTACACTAAAATAAATGACAAGGaatctaagattttaaaaattcataaattaccagaaaaaaaaaacaaaaaaattaaaaatctgaaacaaaGTCGGGTTCTTATATCACATTGTTCACCAAGATAACtccaagtggattaaagacttacatgtagaAAAGAAAGCCGTAAGAGTATTAGAAGGAACTATCAGTGCATTATCTATAAACTTATGTAAGGCTTTGCTATGACTTACAACATAGAGGCCATAAAAGCACTAGACTACATATAAACTTATAAAAACTTctacaataaaaaggaaagaaaaaagatacaccAATGCAAAGACAAAA
Proteins encoded in this region:
- the CCDC201 gene encoding coiled-coil domain-containing protein 201 produces the protein MEPGVQDLGLSSSEDESPSLAIRSPTLRKPLKHSTPEEAALGWSPRPSGGASYLSGSPMPAHFSQDLASHPAGVSPPATVRKRRLSTLWASKESSLDLSAPGEEPPTSASLTQRQRQQQQQQESLRAKSWPQNPGLPGILNTTGRKRRDPKKRAAAMERVRQWEIYVLQNIEEATQHELTIEDD